TATTGTAGGCGACATTCTTGCCCAAATTATGGACAAAAGGGACATTAGGGCCCCCGCGGACTTCACGCGGGCGGCGAAACACCGTACAGGGCCCTATAGCCCACAAAGTCCGGCTTGTCCATGTGGCAAGCCGAAATTTTTGGTGTCCGTCACCGGTTTTGGGCGCATCCCTTCATCCGGTGTTTCAATCTGTTGTAAGATAGCCGCATCCGGTTGACAGAGGTAGACAATGAGCGGATTGCGGGTTGTGCTTGTAAATATCGGGCGCAGGGGATCCTATCGCCTGGTTTCGCCGCCGTTGGGGCTGCTGTACCTTGCCGCGTATGCGCGCCGGGAGGCCGGCGCGGACGTTGTTATCGTCGATCAGCGGGTGGACGATTTTTCCGACGAGGAAACGGTTGGGCGCATTGTGGCCGCGCGTCCCGATGTGGTCGGCTTCACGTGTTTTACGTCGCACGCGCATTTGCTTGGCGGGTTTACGCGCGCGATACGGGACGCATTGCCGCGCGCCTTGATTGTGTTGGGCGGCCCGCACGTCACGGCGATGGGGAGGGAGTCCCTTGAGGGAAACGCGGGCGACGCGGCGGTCGCGGGCGAAGGCGAAATCAGTTTGGCGCGGATCGTGCAAGCGCGCGCAAACGGGGAGGGCTTCGCCGATATTCCCGGCCTTTTCTGGCGGACCCCTGACGGAACCATTGCCTGCAATCCGGGCGAGGCGCCGGTTGTGAACGATCTGGACACGCTTCCATTTCCGGCCTACGACTTGATAGACGTGCGCAAATACTGGAAACATTGGTCGCAATCCGTCATGCCGCCGCCGAGGCGGTTTGTCGCGATGTTCAGCAGCCGGGGCTGTCCCTATCGCTGCATCTATTGCCACAACGTGTTTGGAAAACGTTTTCGGGCACATTCCGCCGAGCGGATCGTCGAGGAAATAGCCCATTACCAAAGCGTGTTCGGCATAGACGAGATCGAAATCTTCGACGATATTTTCAATTTCGATGCCGGCCGCGTGATTGCGTTCAGCGATCTCATGCGGCAACGGGGGCTGCGCATCAAGATTGCCCTGCCGAACAGCGTGCGCACGGACATCCTGACGCGGGAAACGATCGACGCGCTGGTGGACGCCGGCTTGTATATCGCCGCATTCGCGCTCGAATCGGGATCGCCGCGCGTCCAGGAGTACATCGGCAAACGCCTGAACATTTCCCGCTATTTGGACGCCGTCGAGATGGCTGTCAAGCGCGGCGTTTTCGCGTACGGTTTCCAGATGTTCGGTTTTCCGACCGAAACGCTTGAAGAGGCGCGGCAAACGATAGACGTGGCGTGCGAATCGCGCCTGCACGCGGCGCTGTTCTATCGCGTCATGCCTTATCCGAATACGGAGTTGTACAACATCGTGAAACGCGACCGGCCCGACAAGT
This DNA window, taken from Candidatus Hydrogenedentota bacterium, encodes the following:
- a CDS encoding radical SAM protein, yielding MSGLRVVLVNIGRRGSYRLVSPPLGLLYLAAYARREAGADVVIVDQRVDDFSDEETVGRIVAARPDVVGFTCFTSHAHLLGGFTRAIRDALPRALIVLGGPHVTAMGRESLEGNAGDAAVAGEGEISLARIVQARANGEGFADIPGLFWRTPDGTIACNPGEAPVVNDLDTLPFPAYDLIDVRKYWKHWSQSVMPPPRRFVAMFSSRGCPYRCIYCHNVFGKRFRAHSAERIVEEIAHYQSVFGIDEIEIFDDIFNFDAGRVIAFSDLMRQRGLRIKIALPNSVRTDILTRETIDALVDAGLYIAAFALESGSPRVQEYIGKRLNISRYLDAVEMAVKRGVFAYGFQMFGFPTETLEEARQTIDVACESRLHAALFYRVMPYPNTELYNIVKRDRPDKLARVDFAETDYTYKPIVNLSDIPDEALDRCIRRGTLRFYGNPKRLFRIVRDYPRRLQLPLYAPRILYLALNRTAARAASKAARA